From a region of the Dictyostelium discoideum AX4 chromosome 2 chromosome, whole genome shotgun sequence genome:
- the tgrR2 gene encoding immunoglobulin E-set domain-containing protein, giving the protein MKLIIFIIFIYLFIIPIFSQPNPKSFLNTDTTITFEWNLNDNNYYTKWIIIRPNDAKLEMPFNCVKGETSLKCVYTNSDSTVNQLYGKNVTACINSLGGNCDTPLSPLHYPTPILKSPIPEIPVDGGEVVITGSFLKFVESPNYYEIVGTENKITFIDDLTKQEFNPTNVTLRFPSGCGLNKSLLLPNDQKIPFNYKKSNITSSSLISDNVVELIGTNFCKDQSISFDGKLIPSSDVKILSSTKLQFNIVQEYSSTGTPITIGDSEVKLVFPPIVNSYDPFCGLDGIVVIHGKRLKSNNPNSEITVKVENTNCNVLSGASNTTYLQCHIESGYDKNLIVRIDNIASQPIMFYYEQPIIYKTTIVENTVNIDGFCLSKINDIQVDGTTKNNKTKPLSTSDSKVTFNLDPQYYGETFITISNEKYTATTNVTAKLFAKVSENPKAGDKGILLDIYYNDPQGTLKCNDKSKLTGSEVKDYTFEINPICGTINLTLTDGTNEFTFQATSMPGSIDKCELLSNGETRCNGSYLVPDEFTSPVGTVKFAGKNVKTTFLNSTIFTFTTLDDMYAGDLYLDSCVISKKTEYKLEPVILSYDANGFSKTGGVASFTGKYFVLNSNHMKIQNCGNNQTSQCTVTSHTIIDCPISIDGPRDRTCYLTKDDNSSILIGDQKDGSFIISFGEPIPIASTSLGIEGGSLIIFGKNFYNTTDYPLLVSVGNVTCNNPILVDESNIHCTLAPNSNTNLFGTIFDNLQDVNVTLAGRSGVGKIFSYSRNLIATTTNDNSFNSMYIITAIVILIGLIVAYLQFTYYYKKNRKDFISNYKIIRKQCKKQQHYVRPHLQMTEKRSQSFANY; this is encoded by the exons atgaaattaattatttttattatttttatatatttatttattattcctATTTTTTCTCAACCAAACCCAAAAA gttttttaaatacaGATACAACAATTACATTTGAATggaatttaaatgataataattattatacaaAATGGATAATTATTAGACCCAATGATGCAAAATTAGAAATGCCATTTAATTGTGTAAAAGGCGAAACATCATTAAAGTGTGTTTATACTAATTCCGACTCAACAGTTAATCAATTATATGGTAAAAATGTAACAGCATGTATTAATAGTTTAGGAGGTAATTGTGATACCCCATTAAGTCCACTTCATTATCCaacaccaattttaaaatcaccaattCCAGAAATACCagttgatggtggtgaagTTGTTATAACTggttcatttttaaaatttgtagaATCACCAAACTACTATGAAATTGTTGGaactgaaaataaaattacatttattgatgatttaaCTAAACAAGAATTCAATCCAACAAATGTAACATTAAGATTCCCAAGTGGTTgtggtttaaataaatccctattattaccaaatgaCCAAAAAATTccatttaattataaaaaatcaaatattacaaGTTCATCATTAATTAGTGATaatgttgttgaattaattggtaCAAATTTTTGTAAAGACCAAAGTATCTCATTTGATGGTAAATTAATACCATCAAGTGATGTGAAAATATTAAGTTCTACTAAATTGCAATTTAATATAGTTCAAGAATATTCATCAACTGGTACACCAATTACTATTGGTGATAGTGAAGTTAAATTGGTATTCCCACCAATTGTTAATTCATATGATCCATTTTGTGGGTTGGATGGTATTGTTGTAATTCATGGtaaaagattaaaatcaaataatccaaattcTGAGATAACTGTTAAAGTTGAAAATACCAATTGTAACGTTTTAAGCGGTGCTAGTAATACAACCTATTTACAATGCCATATTGAGTCTGGTTATGAtaagaatttaattgttagaattgataatattgcaAGTCAACCTATAATGTTTTATTATGAACAaccaataatttataaaactaCAATCGTTGAAAATACTGTAAATATCGATGGTTTTTGTTTATCGAAAATTAACGATATCCAAGTTGATGGTactactaaaaataataaaaccaaaCCTTTATCAACCTCTGATTCAAAGGTGACTTTTAATTTGGATCCTCAATACTATGGTGAAActtttattacaatttcaaatgaaaaatatacTGCCACTACAAATGTTACTGCAAAATTGTTTGCTAAAGTATCAGAAAATCCAAAAGCTGGTGATAAAGGAATACTACTTGATATTTACTATAATGATCCTCAAGGTACATTAAAATGtaatgataaatcaaaacTAACAGGAAGTGAAGTTAAAGACTAtacatttgaaattaatccAATTTGTGGTACTATAAATTTAACACTTACTGATGGTACCAATGAATTTACTTTTCAAGCTACTTCAATGCCTGGATCAATAGATAAGTGTGAACTTCTCTCAAATGGTGAAACTAGGTGTAATGGTAGTTATCTTGTACCTGATGAATTTACATCACCCGTTGGAACTGTAAAATTTGCAggtaaaaatgtaaaaacaACATTTTTGAATTCAACAATATTCACCTTTACTACATTGGATGATATGTATGCTGGAGATTTATATTTAGATTCATGTgtaatttccaaaaaaacaGAATATAAATTAGAACCTGTGATTTTATCATATGATGCAAACGGATTTTCAAAAACTGGTGGTGTTGCCAGTTTTACTGGAAAATATTTTGTATTGAATTCAAATCAtatgaaaattcaaaattgtGGTAATAATCAAACTAGTCAATGTACTGTAACTTCACATACGATTATAGATTgtccaatttcaattgatggtCCAAGAGATAGGACTTGTTATTTAACTAAAGATGATAATTCTTCAATTCTAATTGGTGATCAAAAAGATggttcatttattatttcatttggtGAACCAATACCAATTGCATCGACATCTTTAGGAATAGAAGGTGGATCGTTAATTATCTTTGGTAAAAACTTTTATAATACTACTGATTATCCATTACTAGTATCAGTTGGTAATGTAACTTGTAATAATCCAATACTAGTTGATGAATCAAATATTCATTGTACACTTgcaccaaattcaaatacaaaCTTATTTGGTACCATTTTCGATAATCTACAAGATGTTAATGTAACATTGGCTGGTAGAAGTGGTGTTggtaaaatattttcttaTTCTAGAAATTTAAtcgcaacaacaacaaatgataatagttttaattcaATGTATATAATAACTGcaattgttattttaattggtttaattgTTGCTTATCTTCAATTtacttattattataaaaaaaatagaaaagattttatttcaaattataaaataattagaaAACAAtgtaaaaaacaacaacactATGTTCGTCCACATTTACAAATGACTGAAAAAAGATCTCAAAGTTTTgcaaattattaa
- the rpl7a gene encoding 60S ribosomal protein L7a: MSQKQTKPAAATKAAPAKTAVATTKSKKVVKKGEKKIKTRTLFNALYTKNVKNFGTGFGVQPKRDLTHFTHWPRYIKLQRQRRVLLKRLKVPPTINQFTRVFDKNTAVHLFKLLDKYRPEEASVKKARLLKIAEARAATPKGQAAPKAEKPVQHLRFGIDSVTKLIEKKKAKLVVIAHDVDPVELVLYLPTLCRRMDVPYCIVKSKSRLGELVHMRNASCVALTGVNSADSNELALLVESAKQMFNNNSEHRKTWGGNTLSGPARAILAKRQKAEAKESLAKSKI; this comes from the exons ATG tCTCAAAAACAAACTAAACCAGCTGCTGCCACCAAAGCTGCTCCAGCCAAAACCGCTGTTGCCACCACCAAATCAAAGAAAGTCGTCAAGAAGGgtgaaaagaaaatcaaaactAGAACCTTATTCAACGCCTTATACACCAAAAACGTCAAAAACTTTGGTACTGGTTTCGGTGTTCAACCAAAGAGAGATTTAACTCATTTCACTCACTGGCCAAGATACATCAAATTACAAAGACAAAGACGTGTTTTATTAAAGAGATTAAAGGTTCCACCAACAATCAACCAATTCACCCGTGTCTTTGACAAAAACACCGCTGTCcatttattcaaattattagATAAATACAGACCAGAAGAAGCCTCAGTCAAGAAAGCTAGATTATTGAAAATCGCTGAAGCCCGTGCTGCCACTCCAAAAGGTCAAGCTGCTCCAAAAGCTGAAAAACCAGTCCAACACTTACGTTTCGGTATTGACTCTGTCACCAAATTAATCGAAAAGAAGAAAGCTAAATTAGTCGTCATTGCCCACGATGTTGACCCAGTTGAA cTCGTCTTATACTTACCAACCCTCTGCAGACGTATGGATGTCCCATACTGTATCGTCAAATCTAAATCCAGATTAGGTGAATTAGTTCACATGAGAAACGCTTCATGTGTTGCCCTCACTGGTGTCAACTCTGCTGACTCAAACGAACTCGCTTTATTAGTTGAATCCGCCAAACAAATGTTCAACAATAACAGTGAACACAGAAAGACCTGGGGTGGTAACACTTTATCTGGTCCAGCTCGTGCTATCTTAGCCAAACGTCAAAAAGCTGAAGCCAAAGAAAGTTTAGCCAAATCAAAGATCTAA
- a CDS encoding hypothetical protein (Similar to hypothetical ORF; Pth2p), with amino-acid sequence MQLNKDILLVSIISLFSGVLLGYFQAKCFKRSTITKNKEEVEQIKEIENNNQKEKEKEEKEGDDDDDDDDESESIDGDYDENDDYEIEYDEEIGDCKQVLVIRTDLGMTKGKIIAQCCHASLGARQKALKDSKKVLRQWENFGCAKITLKANSKEELVDLRNKAKELGVVSYLVLDSGHTQIPSGSATVLAVGPAPKEAVDAVTKHLKLY; translated from the exons AtgcaattaaataaagatattttattagtttcaataatttcacTATTTAGTGGTGTTTTACTTGGTTATTTCCAAGCAAAATGTTTTAAACgttcaacaattacaaaaaataaagaagaagtagaacaaattaaagaaattgaaaataataatcaaaaagaaaaagaaaaagaagaaaaagagggtgatgatgatgatgatgatgatgatgaaagtgAATCAATAGATGGTGattatgatgaaaatgatgattatgaAATTGAATATGATGAAGAAATTGGTGATTGTAAACAAGTACTTGTAATTAGAACTGATTTAGGTATGACCAAAGGTAAAATTATAGCTCAATGTTGTCATGCATCATTGGGTGCTCGTCAAAAAGCATTAAAAGATtctaaaaaagttttaagaCAATGGGAAAATTTTGGTTGTGCTAAAATAACTTTAAAAGCAAATAGTAAAGAAGAAtt ggtTGATTTAAGAAATAAAGCAAAAGAACTTGGTGTTGTAAGTTATTTAGTTTTAGATTCTGGCCATACACAAATTCCAAGTGGTTCTGCAACTGTACTCGCTGTTGGTCCAGCACCAAAAGAAGCAGTTGATGCTGTCACTAAACacttaaaattatattaa
- a CDS encoding cyclin domain-containing protein — MGNCCSSSKRSNGYDSTDDRILEESLDIKGGHNNNNHGGGHHHHHHHHHHHIKRNSNGGLYNNEMKSISSENNNNNNNNNNNNNNNNNNNNNKRNSLKSSSQHKLLVDEEKEDLISASVHQKDPYDLSTSSTLTNHSSTNTLVSSGVQTTSSSSTSSIDNLLDATTTTTTTTSTTNNISSQSKNTGSHSYPHTHTRQMSTEKVGPQFKTPITSIPHHMRMEGFQRVKHNSTSSLYIKSTLSTPDNDEILRCMANALLYHIERGSQFPQKTVEIFSEEKYPITKNKIDLKSNPTVETIYKFIRDIFKAEKLDSECAIMCLAYIERIITYTGITLSSINWRRIVLSALILASKVWEDQSVWNVDFLPVFDNLTAADLNCLERQFLAMLQYNVSLNASIYAKYYFELRNFSKLDSNQFPLKPLDKSGVRRLEDHSKASEYRVKPFKRSASVDQINPPEIHTRAVIN; from the exons atggGAAATTGTTGTTCATCATCCAAACGATCAAACGGATATGATTCAACAGATGATAGAATACTAGAAGAATCATTAGATATTAAAGGTGGtcataataacaataatcatGGTGGTggacaccatcatcatcaccatcatcaccaccatcacattaaaagaaattcaaatggtggattatataataatgaaatgaaatcaatttcatctgaaaataataataataacaataacaacaacaataataataataataataataataataataataataaaagaaattcattaaaatcatcatcacaacaTAAATTATTAGTTGATGAAGAGAAAGAAGATTTAATATCAGCATCAGTTCATCAAAAAGATCCATATGATTTATCAACTTCATCAACTTTAACAAATCATAGTAGTACAAATACATTGGTTAGTAGTGGTGTTCAAACAACATCTTCAAGTAGTACAAGTagtattgataatttattagatgcaacaactacaacaactacaaccactTCGACAACCAATAATATATCAtcacaatcaaaaaatacaGGATCACATTCATATCCACATACACATACAAGACAAATGTCAACTGAAAAAGTTGGACCACAATTTAAAACACCAATTACATCAATTCCACATCATATGAGAATGGAAGGTTTTCAAAGAGTAAAGCATAACTCTACATCTTCATTGTATATAAAAAGTACATTATCAACAcctgataatgatgaaattttaagATGTATGGCAAATGCATTATTGTATCATATTGAAAGAGGTTCACAATTCCCTCAAAAAACTGTTGAAATTTTTAGTGAAGAAAAATATCCAATTACT aaaaataaaattgatttaaaatcaaatccaACAGTTGaaactatttataaatttattagagatatttttaaagCCGAGAAATTAGATAGTGAATGTGCAATTATGTGTTTAGCTTATATTGAAAGAATAATAACGTATACTGGTATTACATTAAGTTCAATTAATTGGAGAAGGATAGTTTTATCAGCATTAATTTTGGCATCAAAAGTTTGGGAAGATCAAAGTGTTTGGAATGTTGATTTCTTACCAGTATTCGATAATTTAACAGCGGCCGATTTAAATTGTCTAGAGAGACAATTCCTTGCAATGTTACAATACAACGTTAGTTTGAACGCTTCAATCTATGCAAAATACTATTTCGAGTTGAGAAATTTCTCAAAGTTAGACTCCAATCAATTCCCTTTGAAACCGTTGGATAAATCTGGTGTTAGAAGATTGGAAGATCATTCAAAGGCTTCGGAATATAGAGTAAAACCATTTAAAAGAAGTGCTAGTGTTGATCAAATTAATCCACCCGAAATTCATACAAGAGctgttattaattaa
- a CDS encoding aldose 1-epimerase family protein, giving the protein MYTLEQLQSLWNKGKYIQVLKGNNDLSKLVLKTSTSSCEIYIHGAHITSFKTNSVEHLFMSEKSGFQDMKAIRGGVPLIWPQFGNGKIQTHGFARNCDWEIHKALVDEKTQSVQIEFLLRNNEYSEKVWNCNITSGKETINNFHTIYRVTLHPDFLDLEFDVKNTSTSPSSNDNILEFQLAFHTYYQISNIENVYVLGLDGREYIDKMNGHKITKEVNDKVQISNETDRVYLNVVPTQSIGKNYQPLQLIDNGSKTSITLTYDYQSMPDVVVWNPWIEKSKKMEDFGDNEYQNMICIEIGTINTPVKLSPNQSFQTKHSILPSNKSSL; this is encoded by the exons atgtatacaTTAGAACAATTACAAAGTTTATGGAATAAAGGAAAATACATTCAAGTTTTAAAAggaaataatgatttatcaaaattagtACTaaaaacatcaacatcatcatgtGAAATTTATATTCATG gtgCACATATTACATCATTTAAAACCAATTCAGTTGAACATTTATTTATGAGTGAAAAATCAGGATTTCAAGATATGAAAGCAATTAGAGGTGGAGTACCATTAATATGGCCACAATTTGGAAATGGTAAAATTCAAACACATGGTTTTGCAAGAAATTGTGATTGGGAAATTCATAAAGCATTAGTTGATGAAAAAACTCAAAGTGTTCAAATTGAATTCCTTTTAAGAAATAATGAATATAGTGAAAAAGTTTGGAATTGTAATATAACAAGCGGTAAAGAaaccattaataattttcataCAATCTATCGTGTAACTTTACATCCAGACTTTTTAGATTTAGAATTTGATGTCAAAAACACCTCAACATCACCATCgtcaaatgataatattttagaaTTTCAATTAGCATTTCATAcatattatcaaatttcaaatattgaaaatgtttaTGTTTTAGGTTTAGATGGTAGAGAGTATATAGATAAAATGAATGGTCATAAGATAACTAAAGAGGTGAATGATAAAGtacaaatttcaaatgaaactGATAGAGTTTACTTAAATGTTGTACCAACTCAAAGTATTGGAAAGAATTATCAACCATTACAATTGATTGATAATGGTAGTAAAACTTCAATTACTCTAACCTATGATTATCAAAGTATGCCagatgttgttgtttggAATCCATggattgaaaaatcaaagaaaatgGAAGATTTTGGTGATAATGAATATCAAAATATGATTTGTATTGAAATTGGTACTATCAATACTCCTGTaaaattatcaccaaatCAATCATTCCAAACTAAACATTCAATATTACCTTCAAATAAATCttcattataa
- a CDS encoding hypothetical protein (Similar to Dictyostelium discoideum (Slime mold). Hypothetical 127.0 kDa protein), translating into MGTFKKLFLIFFLIIINILYCYCGCEFSSIGENKKYNFTPAFPGEYISTSDGTNTVFLNLCTTNQISKCPTTSACIKDSSKNTDIGQQVGPAIFLPKGILLTYKSQAYPECVGLGGVVSTNFTIECNSTDNSFTLDKIQQFSICSYSIKFLTKLACVCPGDCSSHGICNTNTIKCECNSYASGSSCNELKMIISTISSTTIYGGDVMISGDFSNLPLEIKNNLKIKINWDDCKNVININNNTIQCTADKGYNGNGIEVEFSSGPLSTVIPVNFKYIEIPCPFNCSYPNGVCNKILGTCTCNHSWINGTGCELIKIKTHSIEPTTINGGITNIIGDFTMIINNGTTTFLPNNLIIKIGDDDDDDSSLCQDIKILNDTNLQCTVLPGKQGKKNLTISSGLSMDFNYQLFEYFNKTCLFNCSYPHGDCDLFTSYCSCDSQTNGTGCENSKLVIESIDPTDEPGGLTNVVGFFGIPTSNFSIKIGDLLCNNLLIINQSLIQCVVPPGKGFKNVFISDRDLSFNGELMFRYFQPIVTNAPKQCTNCGALNQGYCASQGCICHPPWMGVDCQSQYIIIPQPPKNSTSPSVEIPTFSKPNSTNGGGGSTTSTDIDENENIEKNVFKSLIAIIKLSELDFQSNEIKSFTFSEWIYKELTPSKYQYNTTIKVPTTNDGGGGVSPSSSSSSLNESETNISVTLEWFESLTNITFANENLIMNPSSIKYTIEISKYKFSSKLNQLQLVMMAELSSNKTKDLCSNNEFGETSSGDNSNYIKIQVDNHSLYGRFIKRAIIDSVPRAIGNVQLDETMRPLKNASSSQSYIGIVVPYFEKSIIIDPDFSVLIDSSKLESNSNSNSICLIQDQLISGLTKSQIAGIIIGSIAFLCSITAMVIYSIHKSNKDKSLFSKITLRNLNK; encoded by the exons ATGggaacatttaaaaaattatttttaattttctttttaattattataaatattttatattgttattgtgGTTGTGAATTTTCTAGTATCggagaaaataaaaaatataattttacaCCTGCATTCCCAGG tgaaTATATTTCAACTTCAGATGGTACAAATAcagtatttttaaatttatgtacaacaaatcaaatttcaaaatgtCCAACTACAAGTGCTTGTATAAAAGATTCATCAAAAAATACAGATATAGGACAACAAGTTGGACCTGCAATTTTCCTACCAAAGGGAATATTACTTACATATAAATCACAAGCTTATCCAGAATGTGTTGGTCTTGGTGGTGTCGTTTCTACaaattttacaattgaaTGTAATTCAACAGATAATTCATTTACTTTGGataaaattcaacaattttcAATATGTAGTTAtagtattaaatttttaacgAAATTAGCATGTGTATGTCCTGGTGATTGTTCATCACATGGTATATGTAATACCAATACTATTAAATGCGAATGTAATAGCTATGCAAGTGGTAGTTCATGTAatgaattgaaaatgataatatcaacaatatcCTCAACTACAATCTATGGTGGTGATGTCATGATTTCAGGTGActtttcaaatttaccattagaaattaaaaataatttaaaaattaaaattaattgggACGATTGTAAAAATgtgataaatataaataataatacaattcaaTGTACAGCTGATAAAGGttataatggtaatggaaTTGAAGTTGAGTTCTCAAGTGGACCTTTGTCAACTGTAATACCTGTGAATTTCAAATACATTGAAATACCATGTCCATTTAATTGCTCCTATCCAAATGGTGTATGTAATAAAATTCTAGGTACATGTACATGTAATCATAGTTGGATAAATGGTACTGGTtgtgaattaataaaaattaaaacccaCTCAATTGAGCCAACAACTATAAATGGTGGTATAACTAATATCATTGGTGATTTCActatgataataaataatggtaCAACAACatttttaccaaataatttaataattaaaatcggtgatgatgatgatgatgactcATCATTATGtcaagatattaaaattttaaatgacaCAAATCTACAGTGTACTGTTTTACCTGGAAAACAAggtaaaaagaatttaaccATTTCATCAGGACTTTCAATGGATtttaattatcaattatttgaatactTTAATAAGacttgtttatttaattgttcatACCCTCATGGTGATTGTGATTTATTTACATCATATTGTAGTTGTGATAGTCAAACTAATGGCACAGGTTGTGAGAATTCTAAACTTGTAATAGAGTCAATAGATCCAACAGATGAACCAGGTGGTCTAACAAATGTTGTGGGATTCTTTGGTATTCCCACATCGAATTTTTctattaaaattggtgatttattatgtaacaatttattaataataaatcaaagtTTAATTCAATGTGTTGTACCACCTGGAAAAggatttaaaaatgtttttatatCAGATAGAGATTTATCATTCAATGGTGAATTAATGTTTAGATATTTTCAACCAATTGTTACAAATGCTCCTAAACAATGTACAAATTGTGGTGCATTAAATCAAGGTTATTGTGCTTCTCAAGGTTGTATTTGTCATCCACCTTGGATGGGTGTTGATTGTCAATCtcaatatataataataccacAACCACCAAAAAATTCAACTAGTCCATCTGTAGAAATTCCAACATTTTCAAAACCAAATTCTAccaatggtggtggtggtagtacaACAAGTACAgatattgatgaaaatgaaaatattgaaaaaaatgtttttaaatcGTTAATtgcaattattaaattaagtGAATTAGATTTtcaatcaaatgaaattaaatcatttacatTTAGTGAATGGATTTATAAAGAACTAACACCATCAAAGTATCAATATAATACAACAATTAAAGTACCAACTACAAATGATGGAGGAGGAGGagtatcaccatcatcatcgtcatcatcactaAATGAAAGTGAAACTAATATTTCAGTAACATTAGAATGGTTTGAAAGTTTAACAAATATTACATTtgcaaatgaaaatttaataatgaatccatcatcaattaaatatacaattgaaatttcaaaatataaattctCAAGTAAACTTAATCAACTTCAATTAGTAATGATGGCAGAACTATCATCTAATAAAACTAAAGATCTTTGctcaaataatgaatttggtgAGACTTCAAGTGGAGATAATTCAAATTACATTAAAATTCAAGTTGACAATCATTCCCTCTATGGTAGATTCATAAAGAGAGCAATAATAGACTCAGTGCCAAGAGCAATTGGTAATGTACAATTGGATGAAACTATGAGACCACTTAAAAACGCATCGTCATCACAATCATATATTGGTATAGTTGTACcgtattttgaaaaatcaattataattgatCCTGATTTCTCTGTATTAATAGATAGTAGTAAACttgaatcaaattcaaattcaaattcaatttgtcTTATTCAAGATCAATTAATATCTGGTTTAACAAAATCACAAATCGCTGGTATCATCATTGGTTCAATTGCTTTCCTATGTTCAATAACTGCAATGgtaatttattcaattcataaatcaaataaagataaatctttattttcaaaaattacattaagaaatttaaataaataa
- the rpc4 gene encoding RNA polymerase III subunit, translated as MSEPPQPPGKPSANAPKPAPRLKSIKPTTPGDANKITTPTIPSIKTKKEFKPNIPTARKKKDEKDPLSGAISDLISASLSPLAVVGDRPGKPNATSSGKFRSNLNPNRKKPAAIPITNLFQTPLVQAETQQPQSTYEMNKKNEKKDSDLLAQLFHEMEVDPMQPFHPTHLPLVDPRKIMKAYSLDDASKDLNETKRELEEKIKNGELSDTTNFTLNSIGSEDNNNNGGGSGQVKFVESSKKKNKEISTKDKPFYVEDQFLNKDKLFFIQLPNLLPSTQSKPNFNIPNPVLPPPKPTTITKTVTNPDGSITTTTIPINENTKIEDQPPPPPKELDEKAFVPVIYPGDFPPSIKEMPSGKLGTLKIYKSGKSILKIGTVEYDISSGDKLKFLEEVQCFQTKGGPDNSPTCYTLGIPSQHLVAAPIISQISGI; from the exons atgagtgaaccaccacaaccaccaggTAAACCAAGTGCAAATGCACCAAAACCGGCACCAagattaaaatcaattaaaccaacaacaccaggtgatgcaaataaaattacaacacCAACTATACCATctataaaaactaaaaaagaatttaaaccAAATATTCCAACTGcaagaaaaaagaaaga tgaaaaagaTCCATTATCAGGCGCAATTTCGGATTTAATTAGTGcatcattatcaccattagCAGTAGTTGGAGATAGACCAGGAAAACCAAATGCAACATCAAGTGGTAAATTTagatcaaatttaaatccaaataGAAAGAAACCAGCAGCAATaccaattacaaatttatttcaaacaCCATTAGTACAGGCGGAAACTCAACAACCTCAATCAACCTATGAGATGAATAAGAAAAATGAGAAAAAAGATTCAGATCTTTTAGCACAACTATTTCATGAAATGGAAGTTGACCCAATGCAACCATTTCATCCAACACATTTACCATTGGTTGATCCTAGAAAAATTATGAAAGCCTATTCATTGGATGATGCatcaaaagatttaaatgaaactAAACGTGAATTGGaagagaaaattaaaaatggtgaaTTATCAGATACTACAAACTTtacattaaattcaattggttctgaagataataataataatggcgGTGGTAGTGGTCAAGTTAAGTTTGTGGaatcttcaaaaaaaaagaataaagaaATTTCTACTAAAGATAAACCATTCTATGTTGAggatcaatttttaaataaagataaattgtttttcattCAATTACCAAATTTGTTACCTTCAACTCAATCGAAACCAAATTTCAATATACCAAATCCAgttttaccaccaccaaaaccaacaacaattacaaaaactGTTACAAATCCTGATGGTTCAATTACAACTACTACTAtaccaattaatgaaaatacaaaaattGAAGATCagccaccaccaccaccaaaggAATTAGATGAGAAAGCATTCGTACCTGTGATTTATCCTGGTGATTTCCCACCATCAATAAAGGAGATGCCATCTGGTAAATTGGGTACtcttaaaatttataaatctgGTAAAAGTATTTTAAAGATTGGTACTGTTGAATATGATATTTCATCtggtgataaattaaaatttttagaagAAGTTCAATGTTTTCAAACAAAAGGTGGTCCTGATAATTCACCAACTTGTTATACACTTGGTATACCAAGTCAACATTTAGTTGCTGCTCCAATCATTAGTCAAATTAGTggtatttaa